AATAGGTAAGGCTTTATTGGATAAAGTTATTGCTCAATTTATGCCTATAGCCGATGTAGAACAGCCAAGTAAGCTGGAAGGGTACAATATGACCACGCTGCTGGCTCCAAAGAAGGGGAAGTAAAATGCCTAAAATGAAAAGTGATAGTTCAGCAAAGAAAAGGTTCAGATTTTCAAAAAAAGGTAAAGTAATGAAGAAAAAAGCAGGTGCGCGTCATATAATGGAGCACAAAGGGAAGAACAGAAAACGTTCATTAAGAAAAAGCAGATCTCTGGGCAAAGCAGAAGCTTATGTAATTAAAAGGCTGCTTCCATATAGCTAATTAAGGGGGAAATATAAAATGGCACGTGTTAAAGGTGGAGTCACAACTAGAGCTAGAAAGAAAAAAATATTTAAATTAACAAAGGGTTTTTGGGGCAAAAAGAAAAATTGTTATAGATTTGCAACAGAAGCAGTTGATAGAGCCGGCAATTTTGCTTATAGAGACAGGAAAACTAAGAAACGCTTGTTCAGGCAGATGTGGATTATCAGGATTTCGGCCATTCTTAAAGAAAATGGCTTATCCTACAGCAAGTTTATGGGTGCTGTGAAGAAGGCAAAAGTAGAAATAAACAGAAAAATGCTTTCAGATATAGCTGCAACCGATCCAAAATCGTTTATTAAGATAATTGAAGCGGCTAAAACAGCTTAAATAATTTGATATTTGAAACGCCGGGTGATTATATTATTTCCCGGCGTTTTTTGTTAAAGGACATATTAGATGAAAATTAGCCAGACTATTACTTCAAAAACAAATCCAAAAGTGAAAGAACTCATCGAATTCAAGAATTCAAAAGAGTATTTATTTGTTGAGGGATATAGAATTACAGATGAAATATTAAAAACAAATATTAAGCCTCTTGAGGTGATTTATACTCCTGAAGCTGAATCAAACCCTGTAACTTTAAAAGCAAAATCAATGGCAATAAACTTCACTTCAATGAGTAAGCAGGTCTTTGGCAGAATATCAGAAACTGAGGAACCCCAGGGTCTGGCCGTTTTTGTCAAAAAACCTGAGTATAGACTTGAGGAGATAATTGACGGAGCGGGGGGAAAAGCCATATTTTTGCTTGTATGTGAGATTCAAGATCCGGGAAATCTGGGAACAATTTTCCGGACCGCAAGAGCAGCCGGGGTGTCGGCAGTATTGCTAACAAAAAAGTCAGTATCTGTCTCGAATACTAAAGTTATCAGATCTTCTATGGGATCTATTTTTAGTCAACCCTTTATAGAAAATATAGAACCAATAGATGCGATATCGTATCTTAAGAACGGAGGCGTAAGTATTGCTGCTACAGACTTAAAATCAGGGTCAAATGTTTTTGATACTGAATATAAACTTCCAATTTGTTTTATCCTTGGAAGTGAGGCCCATGGACTACCTTCTGACATAATTAAGAAGTCGGATTTTAGTTTAAAGATACCTATTATCAACCAAATAGATTCTTTAAATCTGAGCATTTCTGCTGCAATACTTATGTATGATGCTGTTAGAAAGTTTAACTTGTATAAAAAATGATATTTCTTTCGTGAAGACGTGGAGTTTCACTCTATTTCAAATTTTGTGACACGTTTTTGACCGGTTTACCTGCATTTGTCTTAGGTTACAACATTTCTCTCACTCTAAACTTTAAATAGATTCTTTAACTCGTTATATTTTAGGAATATTCCTTATTCTTGGTTCTATTGACAAGATTTAAAAACCATGCTATAATTATTAATATTTACAATGCTTTTAGCAAAGAAAAAATTTAATAAAGGGAATGAAAAACAAACGATGGAAAATGAACTGAATAACCTGTATGTGAATTTTGATAAAGACTTTGAAGGTATTAATACATTAAAGGATCTTGAAAATCTCAGGGTTAAATATATCGGAAAAAAAGGTCTTCTTTCGTCATATTATGAGAAATTTGGAAAGCTATCAAAAGAAGAAAGACCAAAAATAGGACAGATATTAAACAGTGTAAAGACTAAGATAGAAACAAAATTATCAGAGAAAATTGAAGTTTTATCAGGAGCTGTAACTTCTGAGAAGATAGATTTTACGATGCCGGGCTACAAACTTCCGGCGGGGAAATACCATCTGATTACCCAGACTATTGACCGGGTAAAAGAAATATTTCACGGACTTAATTTTGAAATCGTAGATGGTCCGGAAATTGAAACGGATTATTATAACTTTGAGGCGCTTAATTTTCCGAAACATCACCCGGCAAGGGATATGCAGGATACCTTTCACGTAGACGGCAATCATGTCCTCAGAACGCACACTTCTCCGGTGCAAGTCCGAACTATGGAAAAGAGACCCCCTCCCTTAAATATTATTTCCATCGGGAAATGCTATCGTAATGATCCGCTGGATGCCTCTCATTTGCCGGTTTTTCAGCAGGTTGAAGGCCTTATGGTAAATGAAGATATCAATTTTGGAGATTTAAAAGGTGTCTTGAAAATATTCTTTAGTGAATATTTTCAAAAAGAAACGAATATACGGTTGAATCCAAGCTTTTTCCCTTTCACAGAACCCAGTGCAGAAGTTTCTGTCACCTGTCCGATATGTAAAAACGGTTGTCCTCTATGCAAAAAAAGCGGATGGATTGAGATATTTGGAGCAGGGATGGTGGATCCTAATGTTTTTAAGAATGTCAACTATGATACGGAAAAATGGACAGGCTTTGCTTTTGGAGGAGGTATTGAACGCCTTACATTGATAAAACACAGTATAAACGATATACGTCTTCTTTATGAGAATGATGTCCGTTTCCTAAATCAGTTTTAAAGGAAGAGTACATTTAAATGAAAATTACTTATAACTGGCTGAAAGAGTTTATCGAAACGGGGTTAACCCCGGAAGAACTCCATAAAAAGTTCTTTACTCTTGGTATTGGCGTGGAAAGTTTTGGTCCTCTTTATTCAGAAGTAACAAAAGTTGTAATATCCAAACTTCTGAAAGCAGATAAACATCCGGATGCTGATAAATTGACGGTTTGCGAAGTCGATACAGGTTCGGAAATACTTAAAATTGTTTGCGGAGCAAAAAATCATAAAGCAGGCGATAAAGTTGCCGTAGCAGTTAATGGCGCCACGCTTCCGGGCGGTATCAAGATTTCTAAAGTGGTTTTGCGCGGTATTGAATCAAACGGAATGATCTGCTCGGAGAAAGAACTTGGACTGGCTGATTCTTCGGCAGGTGTAATGATACTTCCTGCGGATGCCCCTATCGGAAAAGACTTTAAAGAAACTTATGGTTTGAACGACTGGTTATATGAAATAGAAGTCATGCCTAATAAACCTGAATATCTCGGTATCATAGGTATTGCAAGGGTTTTGAGTGCTGCATTAAAGAAACCAATGAAAGTTCCGGAGATACTTCTAAAAGAGGATCCTTCAAGTAAAGTAAATGATCTTGCTAAAGTTAAGATCCTGGATAAAGATCTTTGTCCTAGGTATTCTGCCCGGGTACTATCCGGAGTAAAATTGGCGCCGTCTCCTGTCTGGATGCAGGTGCGTCTTCGCTCGGTGGGAATACGTGCAATCAATAATCTTGTTGATGTTACCAACTATGTTCTTCTTGAAACCGGACATCCTCTGCATGCATTTGATTATGAGCTTATTAAAGATAAAACTATCATAGTCCGGAAGGCAAAAGACGGCGAAGAGATTTCCACTCTTGACGGGGTTAAAAGAAAACTTGATAAGGATATGCTGGTCATTGCAGACACCGAAAAAGCTGTCGCGCTCGCCGGGATTATGGGCGGTCAGGTTTCAGAAATAAATGAAAAGACCGTAAATGTTCTCCTTGAAAGTGCCTATTTTGAAGCAGTAAATATCAGGAAAACCTCAAAAAAACTCGGACTTATGACTGAAGCCTCCTATAGATTTGAGCGTGGTGCTGATTATAACGGCATTATTTATGCTTTAAACAGAACTGCTCAGCTTATTAACGGGTTGGCAGGCGGAAAAATTGCCTCGGGTTGCATAGATGAATATCCGGAACAAATAAAACAGATATTCATTACCACACGTTTTGAAAGAGTAAATAAATTGCTGGGTACAAATATTCAGATACAAGAAATGCTGGATATTTCTAAAGGCCTGGGTTTCATAGTAGATAAAACGGATAATAAAAGTTTCACGGTGATAGTCCCTAGTTTTAGAACTGATCTAACCAGGGAGATAGACATGATTGAAGAGATTGCTGTTATCCATGGGTATGACAAAATACAGGAGAGGTTTCCGACAATCAAACTTCAACAGCAAAACACATCATTGAAGATAGATGAACTTGCAAAACAATCGTTGGTAAAAAGAGGGTTGAACGAAGTTATTAATTATACCTTTATGAATAAATCCTGGTTCGATCGGGCAGGTATTTCGGCTGATAATGAAATAAGAACAGAATATGTTAACTTAATGAATCATTTAATAGAAGACTGGAACATATTAAGAAGTACATTGCTTCCAAATTTGCTCAATAATGTGAGAACAAACACTGTAAGTCATGGAAACAAAAATTTGAAGATTTTTGAAGTAGGAAAAATATTCAGAAAGATAGGAAATCAATATATTGAACGTTATGAGCTTGGTATTATAATCACAGGCAATACCTCCGATTCTTCGTGGCTGCAAAAACCTGAAGAGGCCGGGTTTTTCTATCTAAAGGGGATTCTTGAAGGTCTATTTTGTGATTTAAACGTTAAATTTGAAATAAGAGAAGCAAATAACAATTTTTACGATAAGACATCTTCTGTTGAATTATTGGCAAACGGTGAAAAACTGGGTTCTTTTGGTGAAATAAACAAAAAACTTTTAAAAATGCATGATATTAAAGACAGAGTTTTTTATGCGGAGGTAAGACTGCAGGAACTTGAAAAACATATTAATATAAAAAAGAATTATAGAGATCTGCCAAGATTCCCGTCTAATAAACGTGATATTTCATTTATTGTTGATTTAGAAGTATGTGCGGGAGAGATTAAGAGTTTTATAGAAAATATTGGTGCTAAAAACCTGGAAAAAGTAGAAATAATTGATTTTTATAAAGGTGAAAATGTAGAATCAGGGAAAAAGAGTGTTACTTACTCTCTTACTTACAGAGATGCGGCAAAAACACTTACAGATGAAGAGGTTGACACTGCAAATAAGCCTATAGCAGAAAAAGTAATAGCTGATTTTAAAGCAGAGATTAGACAGCAATAAAACTGAAGTTTTTATCAATCAGCCGGAGTATTTGGCAAGACAAGGATGGGTAATTTAATGGAAAAGATTGATATTTTAGAGCAAAAAATACGAAAAGCCCTGGAAGAGTATAATATTCTGAAGAAAGAGAATCTTGATCTTAAAGATAAAATCAAAGAACTTGAAGTTTTTAAGGCTGATATTGGTAAACTTAGAGATAAACGGGATAAAGCTAAATCGCAAGTTGACGATATTATTGATACTATAGATAAAATACAGCTTGATTTAAAACTTTAATAATTATTCGCTAACATATTACACAGGAGGAGTAAATGGAAGAGAGCAAGAAGGGAGTTTGTGTAGATATCTTTGGAAGTGAATATGTAATTAAAGGTGACGGAAATTCAGACTATACAAAGGAGGTAGCGGGTTACGTTGATTCGAAAATGCGCGAGATATCAATAGTAACCTCAAATGTGTCTTCATTAAAGGTTGCTATTCTAACAGCCTTAAATCTTGCCGATGAAGTATACAAGCTTAAGAGAGAGAAGGTTATTGCGGATAAGATGAAAGAAAAAGTAGACGCTTTGGTTAATGTTATAGAGGCACAAGGTTTTTGAAAGAGCAATAACTATGGAATACAGTCCACAGTATGGTTGATTTATTTTATTGTATTTAAAGCAAATGCTTGACTTTTCATTTAAATGTGTTAAACTTGTATGAGTATTATAAAGAATTTAAGATAAAACTTTATTAAGGAGGGTATTGAAATGAAAAAAGTGTTGATATGCCTGGCCGTAGTAGTAGCATTATTTTCCTACGGTTGTTCTTCCAGGCCTGAACTTACTGCAGAGGAGGAAGGGCCCTATAATGAATGCGAGGCTTTAATAACTCAAGCAGGTGTTGATGTTGACGCAGCAAGGCAAGCAGGTGCGGAAAGTTTTGCAAAGGATTATTTTAGTACTGCTTCAATGTCCTACGAAAATTCAAAAAAGTTTTTAGAACTCAAGGATTTTCCTAAGGCTAAAGAATCGGCAATGAGAGCAAGCGAAGAGGCAAAGAAAACTCTTGCAATTCCTCAACAGGCCGAAACAGGAATAAATGAAACCGAAAAACAAATCACTGCTGCAAAAGAAGCGAAGATTGATCTTGAATCTCCTGCAGCTTTTAAAGAAGCTGTTGATTCACTTGAAGCAGCAAAAGTTTCGTATAATGAAGTTGATTATGGTTCTGCTAATGTATCTGCATTAAAAGCTGCGGCAGCAATAAAAAAAGCAAAAGATGAACCGGTTGTTGCAAAAGCCGCTGTTGATGCAGTTGAAGCTGAGATGACAAAAGCAAAAGAGCTTAAAATAGATACAGTATCTCCTGACGCATTTAAAGTTGCAGTAGAAGCATATGAGCTTTCAAAGTCAAGCTTAGCTTCAAAAGATAATGCAAAAGCAAAAGCTTCTGCAGAAAAAGCTTCAGCAACATTAAAAGATGAAATGAAAAAGTCTGTAAACCTATTCTTAGAACAGGCGAAATCAGACTTGACTGCCGCGAAAGATGCAGGTGCGGCAGACTTTGCAGCAGAACAACTTGCAGTTGCAGAGGAATCACTTTCCAATGCAAATGCTTCTCTTGAAAAAGCAGATTATATGAATGCAAAAGCTTCTGCAGAAAAAGTAACTGTGACGGCAAAAGAAGCTGAAGCAAAAGCAAAAGCAGGCAAAGAAGCAAAAGCAGTTGCTGTAGCTGCTGCTCCTGCGACAGATGCTGCTGCTACTCCGGCGGCAACGGATGCTGCTGTTCCTGCAGCGACAGATGCTGCTGCTACTCCGGCGGAAGCTCCTAAAACAGATGCTGTAGAAGAAAAGAAAGAAGAAAGAAAGCCTTTTACCGGAAAGAAAGAAGAAACACCGGTAGAATCAGTAAAAACAATAAAAATGAAAACAAAAACGGAAAGCAAATTTCCTTGGATTCCTGTAGCAGTCGTTGTTGTTGTAGCTGTTGTTGTTATATTTGTTATAAGAATGGTTAGAAAGAAGGCAACAACTTCAGATTCACAGACAGCGTAATTAAGTTATAAAAGTATAAGGCCCTCTGATATTTTCAGGGGGCCTTTTTTTTGTCAAAAATAATTGAATATCTTCATCCCGGTAGTCATTTAATATTTGCTGTAACATATGTTACATGACTTACTGAACAAATATTTTATATTTATCACCTAAAAGTTTTTGTGCCAAGAATATTTCATAAATCCCTTCGAAGGCCGGAAAAAGTAAATATAATCGGTTTTCATGGTTTTTGCCAAAACAAACATGCTGAAATCTTCACTACGTTTGCTTTAAACGCGTCAAATTCTCCTGTAATGTAAGTAAACACAATGATAAAAAAAGGCCTGTTTAATGCAATCCTGAGCAGGTATTTTGAGGGTAAAAAGCTGAAAAATTAAACAATTTTTATAAAATTATCTCATAATTTTCCTGAATTATAATGAAACATTATGGAAATATATCCATATTTAAGCGTTTTTCTATAAATTTCACTATTATACGATGTCAATCCGGATTTTTGATGTTCAGGGTATCCTTATAGTGGTAAACTCTACTGAATAAGATATCAGGTAGCTGAAAAACCCGCTTTTTGTCAGACCGGACTCAGATCTCGTTTTTGACCCACCAACGCTTTGTGGAGGGCGGGTATCTAGTGTCGTTTAAACTGCTGCTAAAACAAGCACTTTGTTTTATAGGAGCGAATCAAACAACATAAGTAATGAAATATTGAGTTTTTCAGCAGCCTGCGGCTTTTCAGGGTTTGCAGTGGGTAAGTTACAATGCCAAAACCATAAAAAGCCTTGTTTCTAAAGGTGTTTCAGTAATTTACACAATAAAGACGTTTTAATCGCTTTTATTTCTCTTTAAGCACTGCATGTTTATTAAAACCTTGATTTTATAAGTGTTAAAATAGTGGTGCTTTTAAAGATTTAGAAATTTCTCAAGAATATAGAATCATATAACATCAGAGCCCTGTTTTACCCACGCAAAAGTAGAAAGAACCATAATCTATTATCTATGGATAGATATTCAAAGTGATCTTCAGGGCTTTAAAGTGATAAAACCTATCTTATAGCAGGAATGATTAAAATAAAGTTAGGAATAAATAGCCGGATGTTATGGTGAGACAGGCAGAAACAGGTCTCTTTACAACATAACGCCTATAAGATATATTATGATAACTAAATATTCTAATAAATAAGATAGGCAAAGAAGCTATTTTGACTTGTAGTAATTATCGAATATCTCATACTTTCTTTGTAAATACATGCTTTTATCGACATTATCATACATATACTTAAACAACTTATAGCAAACTTCTCCGTGATATCGTATTTTATAGCTTGTATTCTTACCTTTTTGTTCCGATATAGTGCCTTTATATACTCCAAAACCATCTAGAATGTCTGATAGCTTCACAATAAATTCCTTAGACCCACATACATAGGATGCACAAATATACCCCATGCTACTTAGAAAAACTGAGCCATCACCATCCCAGCATCCTCTTATAAAATGCCTTAAATACTCTCTTGGTATATCAGGAAATACCATATCTAAGCTCTTATCAGAGGTTAATCCTATCTTAGTTAAATCATTAAATAATGCATAATTTGAAAGAGAAAGGCTATATGCGGCACCGGATTTAACCCCATTGTAATATTTTTCCTTTCTATAATACAATGTAGCGTCACAATCCATTAGTTTCTTAACTTTTTCCAATAGCTCAGGTTCTTTTTGAACAATGCTAATTTTTGGCACCTTTTTATACGATTTATGTTCATTATTCATGCTATTTCCGGTATAAATATTACCGTCGGTATAAACTATGCCTAGAACGTAAGCCATTTTATCTGACCAACTTGAGAAAAACGCTTCGTTAACGTGTATTTTCTTTAGAACTTTCTCAACACTTTGTTTATCAAAACACTGATCAAATATAAGCTTTCCGCCATTTAAAGCTAATGTTCTAGCGTCAGATTTGCTCCTTGTCGTTATTCCAAAATGTTTTATTCGAGAGAATACATATTGCCTTGAACAACAACAATCCTTGGCTATATCACCTAAAGATCTATTCTTTGTTAAATACTCGACCTCTAAATACTCTTTTGTAAGCATGATTTTTACGTCACTGGCAGATTGTATTGGTTTTTGTCCCCGGTTTTCACTATTGACTATCCTTGTGTAACAGTTAGAGCAAAGCCCTGTCGCTATATGCTTAATTGCTGTAGTGCCACAGGTTTTACACATAGCATAATTTCTTGACCATTGAAACATCTTGGAACTCCCCTTATACTTTAACTTAGAAACATAGCGTCACCGTAGCTGTAAAACCTATAATTTTGAGCTACAGCTTCATTATACGCCTTTAAGATGTACTCTTTACCCCCGAATACGCAGGTCATTACGAGATTTGTGGATTTTGGCAGGTGAAAATTCGTTATAATAGCATCTATTACTTTATATTTGTATCCGTCTGTTATAAATAGCCCTGTCCAAGCCTTACCGGGTGCTATAAGCCCCTGTTTAGGGTCAATACAGCTCGTTTCAATAGCTCTGGTACTGCTTGTTCCTACCGTAATTACGCGTCTGCCGGCTAATTTTGCCTTGTTTATCCTATCTGCCGAATCAGCATCTATCTCAAAATATTCTTTATCCATATGGTGATTTTCAATTTCATCGGTTTTAATAGGTTTAAAAGTACCCTTTCCTATATGATGTGTTATCTCGACAAACTCAACACCAAATTGCTTAAGTTCTTGCATAAGATCCGGTGTAAAATGCATTCCGGCTGTAGGCGCAGCTATAGACCCGTCAAACCTCGCAAAAACGGTCTGATAGTCTATTTTGTCCTTATTTTTAAATGCTTTTTCAGTGTTTTTATCTTTTCTTTTTATATATGGAGGTAGGGGTGCGAAGCCAATCTCCTTAATTGATTCAGAAAGGGATTCGCCTGTTGTATCAGTGAATTCTATCAAAAACTCATCATCTATAAGGCTTTTTATCAAAGCAGTAAGCTCTTTTTTCTCAGTAAGGAGAATCGTCCCCGGTTCCATTCCTTTTCTTTTTGAAAGGATCACCCTCCAGAGTTCCTTGCCTCCTGTTTCTTTAGACACCAAAAGAGCATCTATTTTGCCAAGCGCTTTATCCCTGTACAGTAATAACTTAGCAGGTACAACTTTAGTATTGTTGATAACCAGTAAATCGCCCGGTTTTAGGTAGTTTTTAATATTGTCAAACCGACTATGCTCTATGGTTTGAGCGTCTTTTCGAAGAACCATTAGCTTGCAGGCGGCTCTAAGCTCTAAAGGTAACTGGGCTATCTGTTCTTTTGGAAGGTTATAATCATATGCCGTTGCTTTCATTTTTGCCCTAATTCTATGCCGGTGTAGTACCTTGTAAGGATGCGACGGTAGCTGCTCCCGGCCTTGGCCATTCCATCAGCACCGTCCTGGCACATTCCAACCCCATGCCCCCATCCTTTTCCCGTAAAAAGAAGAGAATCGCCCCTGGAGCGGACGGTAAACCTGGCGCTCTTAAACTTGTCTGAACCAACAGCCAGGCGGAACTCATTTGTCGACATAGTTATCCGGCCCTTATCAGTTATTATTGAGATTTGTTTGACTCTTCCGGCCTTGCTAGTGTCTGTTATATCTATATTGCTAATCCTATCCACATCAAAGCCTTTTCTCTTAAGAGAACTGACAATATACGAAGTGTCAATTTCTTCCCGCCAGGAGGCATGAGGGTAATGCTTACAAAAAGTACAGGGAACGGCCTGCAGGTAAGGCAGCTTATTACCAAAAACTTCCCTATTGTCTTCGGTATAACCTCCGCAGTTAGCCGCAAAAGCCGCAAAGATAGGTTCGCCTTTGTATTTCATAATTTCCCCGGAAGTGAGATCAACAGCTTCAATTGAATTATGATTTTCACTTTCTGTGCCGCTATAAGCTTGAGATTGCCTCAAGTTGTCAATATCGTACTCTTTTGTCCTTCTAAGTCCTGCCTCGTAGTATCCGAACGTCCTTGCAGCCACTGCCTGGGCCTTTAACGCCTCTATAGGGCTGCTTCCGGACATTTCCCTGCCTACTACGCCATAAAGGTACTCCTCCATGGAAAAATCTTCAACTGCGTTTAATTTTCCGTCGGAAATGTAAAATACTAAACTCCCTCGGAATTCGTTGCCATTTAGGTGGAATTTATTGTTAGTTGGAAGGATTTTAACTTTGGAACCGTAAGATTTGCCCTCTATAACTATAGAATTATTATCAATATCAACCTTGAACCCTTTTGGCCCAAAAGAAGCATCAGAAGCGCCGTCAATTTTAAAAGCTCCGTTAACAACTACATCAACAGAACCGGCATTTTTCACCAATAGCAGACGGATAGGATCTTTTTTGCCCTTATCACTCCGAATATAAGAAGACCCTCCGCCTGTACAGCCGGGAAGCAGGATTACCGCCAATGCGAGCGATATTATGTATTTCAATATTTTTTTCATATAATTGCTTTAGTAAGTATACAAGGGTTCAGTCATTTCGTCAAGGCACAAAATCGTGCCTGATGACACAGATAAACGCAAAGAGATATCACAGATAAAAACCAGAAAAAACCACTAATTTTATTTATTGTTTGCATTTGCTTTTATCTGTGCCATCTCGCTTATAATTTCTTCTAAAGATCCGCCCTATATTATTGGCGGACGTGTCATCAACGGTTCTTTTTTCTTAGAACCGCGTCCATTTTACTGTAAATACATCCGCAGTACTTTTGAACATGCAGACCTGCGTCTTTAATTCGCTTTTTGCTGTCGTAATGTTTCTTTTCCCAGTTGCGGGAGTCAACAAAGGTAAGATCAAATTCCTGCTCAAGTTTTGCGCCAATTTCCCGAATCTTATCTTTATCCTGAAAAGGGCTTGAAAGTAGTGTTGTGCTAAAATGCTGTATGTTACTTTTCTTTGCGCTAAGAGCTGTGTGGTACAGCCTTAGTTCGTAACATTTTATGCACATTTCCTTCCGGTCGAACTCCGCAACTTTAGCAAGATTTCCGTGCAGATTTGCATCATATTCGCTTGATAATAATGAACTTATAGAATCGTTTTTTATGTAATATTTTAAGGCATTATGACGGTTGATATACTCGTCAAACGGCTGGATGTTGGGATTAAAAAAGATACCCTGAATCTGATAACCTTTGGAGTGAAGATCTTCACGCGGAGCAACGAGGCAGATTGAACAGCAGATATGGAGGGCTATATTCTTGCTCATATTAGGCGCCCTTGAACATCCTCCTTCATCTTAACATTCATATGCTTATACCCTTCCGCCGTAGCTTTTCTTCCCTGGGGAGTCCGGATAAGAAACCCGAGCTGTATAAGGAACGGTTCGCAGACATCCTCAATAGTACCGGCTTCTTCACCAACTGCGACAGCAATACTTTCAATACCGACAGGACCGCCGGCATAATTCTTAATGATTACGTTCATGACTAACTTATCTAAACTATCCAAACCTTTGTCGTCGATATCAAGTGAGGCAAGTGAAGAGTTAACCAGAGCCAGGGAAATTTTCTTCTCATTTTTGACCTGTCCAAAATCTCGAACCCGCTTTAAGAGTCTATTTGCAACTCTCGGTGTGCCACGGCTTCTTCTTGCTATCTCAAGTATCGCATCTTCTTGAATGTCTGCTTTAAGGATGCGGGCTGATCTTTTGATTATCTGAGCCAGATCCTTTGGCGGGTAGAAGTCCATCCTGAATGTCATACCAAACCTGTCTCTCAGCGCTGACGTAATAAGACCGGCTCTGGTAGTGGCTCCGACCAGTGTAAACTTTGGAAGGTTGATCCTTATTGTCTTGGCGCTCGGACCTTTACCTATTATGATGTCCAGCTTATAATCTTCCATGGCAGAGTAAAGCACTTCTTCAACGACCCTGGGAAGACGATGTATTTCATCGATAAAAAGAACAGACCCCGGCTCTACATTTGTAAGAATAGCAGCTAGATCTCCTGCGCGTTCAATCAGCGGTCCGGAGGTGCATCTAATGTTTACCTTCATTTCATTTGCTACAATATAGGAAAGTGTTGTTTTTCCTAAACCCGGAGGCCCGTAAAAAAGGACATGTTCAAGAGGTTCTCCTCTTTGTTTTGAAGCAGTCATGAAAATACTGAGGTTTTCCTTAATTTTGTCCTGCCCGATATATTCGGAGAGGAGTTGAGGTCTTAAAGATTTTTCATCAACAATATCTTCAACGGTCTTTCTGCCGTCTAAAATCTCTGGTTTATCTTTTTTTAGCACTTTGTAATTTCCTTTAGAGCTTCTTTTATAACTTCTTCAATAGCAGGGATATTTTCTTTAAACTTTGACCTTGAAGTAACAGCAGCATTGCGGGCTGCAGTACCATTAAACCCAAGACCTACCAGAGCTGAGATAACATCCTGAACCATATCTTCGTCAACAAAGCTCTCCCCACCTTCTATTTTACTGTCTTTTAATTTGTCTTTAAGTTCTATTACTATACGGCCGGCTATCTTCTTTCCTACACGGGGGATTGTCTGTAAAAGTGAAGCATCGCCGTTGGCTATAGCTGACTTCAGCCGGCC
This genomic stretch from Candidatus Firestonebacteria bacterium RIFOXYD2_FULL_39_29 harbors:
- a CDS encoding tRNA preQ1(34) S-adenosylmethionine ribosyltransferase-isomerase QueA, whose product is MKATAYDYNLPKEQIAQLPLELRAACKLMVLRKDAQTIEHSRFDNIKNYLKPGDLLVINNTKVVPAKLLLYRDKALGKIDALLVSKETGGKELWRVILSKRKGMEPGTILLTEKKELTALIKSLIDDEFLIEFTDTTGESLSESIKEIGFAPLPPYIKRKDKNTEKAFKNKDKIDYQTVFARFDGSIAAPTAGMHFTPDLMQELKQFGVEFVEITHHIGKGTFKPIKTDEIENHHMDKEYFEIDADSADRINKAKLAGRRVITVGTSSTRAIETSCIDPKQGLIAPGKAWTGLFITDGYKYKVIDAIITNFHLPKSTNLVMTCVFGGKEYILKAYNEAVAQNYRFYSYGDAMFLS
- a CDS encoding phenylalanine--tRNA ligase subunit alpha; its protein translation is MENELNNLYVNFDKDFEGINTLKDLENLRVKYIGKKGLLSSYYEKFGKLSKEERPKIGQILNSVKTKIETKLSEKIEVLSGAVTSEKIDFTMPGYKLPAGKYHLITQTIDRVKEIFHGLNFEIVDGPEIETDYYNFEALNFPKHHPARDMQDTFHVDGNHVLRTHTSPVQVRTMEKRPPPLNIISIGKCYRNDPLDASHLPVFQQVEGLMVNEDINFGDLKGVLKIFFSEYFQKETNIRLNPSFFPFTEPSAEVSVTCPICKNGCPLCKKSGWIEIFGAGMVDPNVFKNVNYDTEKWTGFAFGGGIERLTLIKHSINDIRLLYENDVRFLNQF
- a CDS encoding phenylalanine--tRNA ligase subunit beta, producing the protein MKITYNWLKEFIETGLTPEELHKKFFTLGIGVESFGPLYSEVTKVVISKLLKADKHPDADKLTVCEVDTGSEILKIVCGAKNHKAGDKVAVAVNGATLPGGIKISKVVLRGIESNGMICSEKELGLADSSAGVMILPADAPIGKDFKETYGLNDWLYEIEVMPNKPEYLGIIGIARVLSAALKKPMKVPEILLKEDPSSKVNDLAKVKILDKDLCPRYSARVLSGVKLAPSPVWMQVRLRSVGIRAINNLVDVTNYVLLETGHPLHAFDYELIKDKTIIVRKAKDGEEISTLDGVKRKLDKDMLVIADTEKAVALAGIMGGQVSEINEKTVNVLLESAYFEAVNIRKTSKKLGLMTEASYRFERGADYNGIIYALNRTAQLINGLAGGKIASGCIDEYPEQIKQIFITTRFERVNKLLGTNIQIQEMLDISKGLGFIVDKTDNKSFTVIVPSFRTDLTREIDMIEEIAVIHGYDKIQERFPTIKLQQQNTSLKIDELAKQSLVKRGLNEVINYTFMNKSWFDRAGISADNEIRTEYVNLMNHLIEDWNILRSTLLPNLLNNVRTNTVSHGNKNLKIFEVGKIFRKIGNQYIERYELGIIITGNTSDSSWLQKPEEAGFFYLKGILEGLFCDLNVKFEIREANNNFYDKTSSVELLANGEKLGSFGEINKKLLKMHDIKDRVFYAEVRLQELEKHINIKKNYRDLPRFPSNKRDISFIVDLEVCAGEIKSFIENIGAKNLEKVEIIDFYKGENVESGKKSVTYSLTYRDAAKTLTDEEVDTANKPIAEKVIADFKAEIRQQ
- a CDS encoding 50S ribosomal protein L20, whose translation is MARVKGGVTTRARKKKIFKLTKGFWGKKKNCYRFATEAVDRAGNFAYRDRKTKKRLFRQMWIIRISAILKENGLSYSKFMGAVKKAKVEINRKMLSDIAATDPKSFIKIIEAAKTA
- a CDS encoding 50S ribosomal protein L35 translates to MPKMKSDSSAKKRFRFSKKGKVMKKKAGARHIMEHKGKNRKRSLRKSRSLGKAEAYVIKRLLPYS